One segment of bacterium DNA contains the following:
- a CDS encoding nuclear transport factor 2 family protein, with protein sequence MSEAENRALAEALFAALEAMDWPAVAELFTEDGVYQDMPFETDSGGTVGHDGIIGKLEVGLSALDRFELGVSDIWVSGANVVVERVEVWHHSDGTVASLPVLCRLQIRDGKIAHWREYWDYNYLIAQQPDTWLPQSPRPRWD encoded by the coding sequence ATGAGCGAAGCTGAGAACCGAGCGCTGGCCGAGGCCCTGTTCGCCGCCCTGGAGGCCATGGATTGGCCCGCGGTGGCCGAGCTGTTCACCGAGGACGGCGTGTACCAGGACATGCCGTTCGAGACCGACTCCGGCGGCACCGTGGGCCACGACGGGATCATCGGCAAGCTGGAAGTGGGTCTGAGCGCGCTGGATCGCTTCGAGCTCGGCGTGTCCGACATCTGGGTGAGCGGCGCCAACGTGGTGGTGGAGCGAGTCGAGGTGTGGCACCACTCCGACGGCACCGTGGCCAGCCTCCCCGTGCTGTGCCGCCTCCAGATCCGCGACGGCAAGATCGCCCACTGGCGCGAATACTGGGACTACAACTACCTCATCGCCCAACAGCCCGACACCTGGCTCCCTCAATCCCCCCGCCCCCGCTGGGACTGA